The DNA segment AGCTCTTGGTAAAGGGCAAGGATAACTTCACAGTCAGAATCGGTTTGGAAGTTGAATTTGTCAGCATAGCGAGCACGGATTTCTTTATGGTTATAAATTTCACCATTCACTGCGAGGATGTGTTTTTTGTCTTCGCTGTATAGCGGTTGTGCACCACTATTTAAGCCAACGATGGACAAGCGCTCATGAGCAAGAATTGCATTATCAGAAGCATAAATACCTGACCAGTCAGGACCACGGTGACGAAGTTTTTTTGACATTTCTAATGCGAGAGGGCGAAGTGGCGCCGGATCTGATTTAATGTCTAAAATACCAAAAATTGAACACATACTCTTATCCTTAAAAAATCCGTTTTCGTTTTTATCTGTTAGGTTCAATTTGCCATTATCAATAAAAAAAGCAACCGTTCATTATTAAAAAAATGACAAAAGCTCATAACGATTAAAAATAATTCACCAAAATGTGGTTTTTGATGAATTTTTTATTGTTTGAGCTGTTTTTTGCTCGATTTTCATTTTCTTTAGCGTAACAAATTGTCTATTAAGAAATATAGAGTCCTCTATTACGCAAAAAAGAAAGGGCTAGCTAGGATTCAGTCAGATCCTTGGATTTATCCCAGTCACCTATTTGCATCACTTTAAATTGTGGATTTAATTTGTCACAGACGTGGCGAGCAAAACCAGCACCGGCTTCGTTGTAAATATTAAAAGCAGCGTCGACACCCGATTCGATCATCTCTGTTACTTGGTCTGGATACTCTGCAATCGCAGCGATTTGACCTTGGTAATCTCGCGCTCTTAATTGCTCTAAGGCGAACTGATTACCCTTATGGTGCGGCATGGCCAAAAGCACTAATTTAACGTTGGCGATATCTAATATACGCTCCCAAAAATCTGAGTCGGTCGCATCACCGTGAATCACATTACGTCCACTGCTTCTATGAGTGCCAACGACATCGGCGCGAGTTTCAATACCTAGACTGATTTTGCCGTAGCGGGTACGTATTTCGTCATAAGCCCCCGTACCAATTCGTCCCATGCCTAAAATTAAGACTTGAGCGTTTCCTGGGTTGATGCGCTTATCTTTTAAATGCAGTTGTTCATCTGCTTGTTCACGTAACCAATTCGACGTATAGCGGTAAATTTTATTGCTCATGTTGTTTATCGGTGCGGCAATAATAAATGACAATGAGACTGCGATGGCAATCGCTACCATCATTTCACCAGGTAACCAGCCCATTTTAAAAGCGATGCCAGATACAATTAGGCCAAACTCGCTGTAGTTCAACAAGGTGAGTGAAGCCAGCAAAGACGTTCGCACACGGAATTTAAATAGGTTAATGACGATAAAGTACAATACACCTTTAATCGGAAGCAGCAGCATTAACAACAACGCTAAAATGAAACCGTCAACCGTTGGGGTGTTAGATAAACCAATGCTGAGGAAGAAGCAGACTAAGAATAGCTCTTTGATATTAAACAGTGACTTAGATAACTCAGACGCTTTGTAGTGACCCGCTAGTAGCATACCAACGACCAATGCACCTAAATCTGCCTTCATCCCAACCAGCTTAAAGATACCCGCACCCACGACGAGCGCCATGAAAAACCCGTATGACACCAGCATTTCGCCATGTCCACATTTATCTAATACTTTATAGAAGAGGGGGCGGATAAAAGGCAGTGCGAATAATGCTATCGCATACCATTCTGGGATTTTTCCTGTTGAAATGGTGAGAAATAACACTGCGAAAATATCTTGCATGACCAGAATGCCAATCGAAATCATGGCAAAAGTCGAGTTCATGTTGCCTTTTTCTTCCAGGCTCTTGATGGCAAAAACCGTGCTTGAGAAGGATAAAACAAAGGCCAACAGTAATAACTGAGAATGATCAATGTTGGCAAATAGAGTGATGCCAAGAAATTTAAACGCAAGTAGTGCTAATGCAAAAAAGAGTGTGGAGAGAATATTATGCAACGTAGCACTGGCCCAAATTTCTTTCGCCATTAACGTTTTTATATCGAGTTTCAGACCAATACTAAACAGCAGTAAGATAACGCCTACATCCGATAATCCTGAGATCAATTCTGTGGTTTGAAAGCCAGCGTATTGCAGACCAAAACCTGCGACAAGAAAACCGACTAAAGGTGGAAGTTTCAGGTTGAGAGCGATAAATCCGGACAGAAAGGCCGCAATAATAAACAAAATATCCATTAAATCTATATTCCTAAAAACAAAAACGGGCATATCGGAGGATATACCCGTATAAATTATATACTTATTTCAATTGGAGCCGAAGTGTTAAATTCCTTTCTATTCTTCCAGTAGTTTCTGCAGCAAAACCCCATTGAGCATTGCACGTTTTATCATGGCAAACGCACCGATAGTCGGTTGCAAGTATAGTTGAGACTCAACAATAGGTAAGTTCTTATGGAATGTGGTCAGTGAGTGATTTTCAATATTACGTTGAATTGCTTGGAAAATGATGTCTTTTGATTTCACTAATTCCCCTGCAATAATGATTTTTTGCGGGTTGAATAAGTTGACTGTCATGGCAATTGCTTTACCAAGGTAGTGACCAACACGGGTAAGTGCCTGTACGGCAAGTTCATCACCTTGGTTGGCATGGTCGCAAATGTTAGCCATAGTTAATGTGTCTAACTTAGCCAAACTTGACGGATAGCCTTGCTCTAAACGTGACTCAACATGTGCAATAATAGCGGGGTTAGATGCAATCGTCTCTAAACACCCGAAATTACCACATTGGCAGCGATCACCAAGCGGTTCTATTTGAATATGACCAATTTCACCAACGTTACGGTTAGAACCAAGAAAAACTTGCCCGTTCACAATAATACCCGCACCAGTACCGCGATAAACACTGACTAAAATGGAATCCTGGCTATCTTTACTGGCACCAAAATAATGTTCTGCTAATGCTAGACCTCTGATATCGTTGCCAACAAATGTTTCTACCTCGAAAGTGTCACTTAATAATTTCCCTAAAGAAAGGTTATCAATTTCAGTATTCGGCATGTATTCCACCACGCCGGTTTCAGGGTTAACTAAGCCGGGCAGGGTAACGCCAATGGCGATTAATTGATCAAGGATATCAGTGTTCTGACGAATAAAGGCTTGGGTGTGTAAAACCAGGCCATCAAGCAAATCTTGTTGTTTATCGTATTTGAACGGAGAGTGTTGCTTGGCGAGTTCAAAACCACTTAAGTCATAGATACTGAGCTGAATATAGTCACGGCCAAGACGAATAGCGATTGAGTGGAATGGTGCGGTTTCTGTAGTTAAAGAAATTGCGCGTCGTCCTCCCGTAGAGGCTTGCTGCGCAACTTCTTTGATTAACCCGCGTTCTAAAAGTTGACGCGTAATTTTTGTGACACTGGCGGGAGCTAATTGGCTGACATCGGCAACTTGTATTCGAGAAATAGGGCCTTGTTGGTCTATTAATCGATATACAGCCGCACTATTAAGCTGTTTAACTAAGTCTACATTACCAATTTGTCCGCCATTCATTCTATGTCTGCTCGTATTGTCCGTTAACAACCGTCGCTTTGACTTTGAAGTCACGATCAAACACGGTCAGGTTTGCTACCGTTCCTGGTTTGATCTGGCCAAGTTTATTATCCACTCCAATTGCTCGAGCCGGGTAAAGAGTAGCCATACGAAGTGCTTCGTCTAAAGCGATTCCTACATGTTCAACTGTATTTTGTACTGCTTCAATCATGGTTAAAGCTGAACCACCAAGTGTGCCATTTTCATCTACACACTTTCCATCTCGGTAATATACTTTCTTACCAACAAAAATAAAGTGATCCATGTCAGCGCCTGCTGGAGCTGTGGCATCCGTCACTAATACTAACTTATCGCCTTTTACTTTGTGTGCAATTCGGATGTTTGCATAGTCTACATGGAAACCATCAGCGATGATGCCAGCATAAACTTCTGGTGTGTCATAAATTGCACCAACAACACCTGGTTCACGACCAACCATAGGTGTCATCGCGTTAAAAAGGTGAGTGGCAAATGTGATTCCATTTGCAAAGCTTTCGCGAGCTTCTTTGTACGTGGCATTAGTGTGTCCAATTGAAACCACAATACCCGCATCGCGCAAGTGTCGAATGTGTGACGGTGAGTTTTGTTCAGGAGCCAGCGTCACTTTAGCAATAACATCATGGTTATCGCAAATGGTTTGGATCATTTCATCGTCAGATTTACGAATAAAATCAGGACGATGAATACCTTTCTTCAAAACGTTCAGATAAGGACCTTCTAGGTGCAAACCAAGCGATTGATTTTGATAGCGCTGGTGGTAGTCACGAGCGGCAGCAATCGCATGTTGCATATCTTCGTTTGAAGACGTGATTAAGGTCGGTAAGAAACTGGTACAACCCGACTTTAAGTTGGCGTTATGCATAATTTGCATAGCCTCTGCGGTAATGTCGTCATTAAGCATGACACCACCACAGCCGTTGAGTTGTAAGTCAATAAAGCCAGGGCTTAAGTTAGCCCCTTGAAGATCAATTTTTTCAATCTCGGGGCTCAGTTCTTCTTGCAAAACAACTGATTGAATTTGGTCATTATCAACAACAACCGCGTGCCCTGTAAGTACGTCATGACCGGTATAGATTTTTGCATTAATCAGAGCATACATATGCGTCGTACCTTATTTCAGATTCTTAATGTTTTCAGCTTCAAGCTCTTTAAAGTATTTAACGGTTTTTACTTTAAGTTCTTGAGTTGACGGTTCATCACAGACAATGACAGATTTAGCGTGAAGTTGGAGAGCTGATACCGTCCATAAATGATTTACTGAACCTTCAACCGCCGCTTGAAGTGCCAGCGCTTTGTTGTGGCCAGTGATCAAAATCATCACTTCTTCGGAATCCAGCAATGTGCCTACACCGATAGTTAAAGAGTATTTTGGAACTTGATTAATATCACCACCAAAGAAACGTGAATTTGCAATTCTGGTGTCTTCCGTCAATGTTTTAATACGAGTGCGTGATGATAATGAGGAAGCTGGTTCATTGAAAGCAATATGTCCATCATTGCCCACACCACCCATGAATAAGTTAATGCGGCCGTATGATTTGATTTTATCTTCATAACGTTTGCACTCAGCTTCATGGTCATCAGTATTACCATTGAGTAAGTTAATGTTTTTCTCTTGAATATCAACGTGATTGAAGAAGTTCTCGTACATAAATGAACGATATGATTCAGGGTGATCGGCCGCTAAGCCAACGTATTCATCCATGTTGAAAGTAACAACATGCTTGAAGCTAACTTCACCTTCTTTATGTAGCTTAATTAACTGCTTATAGGTGTTCAGAGGTGTTCCGCCAGTCGGCAATCCAAGAACAAAAGGACGGTCTTCTGTTGGTTTGAACTTGTTGATTTTATTAATAATGTGACGAGCTGACCATAAGCCAACTTCATTTGCGTTTTCTAGTGGAATGAGTCTCACAGTACACCTCTACAGAGCATAAACTTAATTAAGGAACAAAATAGTCATTTCATTATTTTGCATGATAAAATAAGTTTTGAAAACTATCTAGTATAAATAAGATAAATCGTTCACAAGAATTGCGCAAACATGCAAATAACTCTTGATAAAGATCACAAATAACAGGCTTTTAATTTGCGGACTAAAATTAATTACATAGACTGTCGTTGTACTAAATTTTTTCAGAAAAATAAGTTGTGTGCTTTTACCAAATCCTATAGGGGGGAATTACGGTGAATATACTTGGATACGCGCAAAGACTAGGTAAAGCGTTAATGCTACCTATCGCGACATTACCTGTTGCGGCGCTTTTATTACGTTTGGGTCAACCTGACCTGTTAGATATCGCCTTTATGGCGTCGGCTGGTAATGCGATTTTTAGTCAATTACCGTTATTGTTTGGTTTAGGTATTGCAATCGGTCTGTCGAAAGATGGTGCGGGTGCGGCAGGTCTTGCGGGTGCGGTAGCGTACTTTGTTCTGACTGCAACGGCGCAACAAATTAATGCTGATGTGAATATGTCATTCTTCGGCGGTATCTTCGCAGGTATCATTGCGGGTCACTGTTATAACGCTTTCCATGCGACTCGTTTGCCTGAATGGTTGGCTTTCTTCTCTGGTCGTCGTTTAGTGCCAATCATGGCTGGTCTTGTTGCGCTAGTTGCCGGTGCGGTGTTCGGTGTTGTTTGGCCAATGGTTCAACATGGTCTTGATGCGCTTGCTCACGGTATTTCAACCTCTGGTGCGATTGGACAATTTATTTACGGTACATTAAACCGTGCGCTAATTCCTGTTGGCCTTCATCATGTTCTTAACTCTTACTTCTGGTTCGGCATGGGTTCATGTCAAGAAGTGATGGTGACAGCAACGGGTGCATTCTCTAATATCCACCAACTTTGTGTTGACCCAGCGATTGCTAAAACACTCGTTGTTGGTCAAGAGCACACGTTTACTTTCAATAATGCAGTGACTCCTGAAATCACAGCGGTTGTTGATAGTGTGAAAGAAACTATCAAAACTGGTGATTTGAACCGTTACTTCGGTGGTGACAAATCTGCAGGCGTATTCATGAATGGCTTCTTCCCAATCATGATGTTCGGTCTACCTGGTGGCGCATTAGCCATGTACTTAGCAGCGCCTGCTGAGCGTCGTGGTCAAGTTGCTGGTGCTTTATTCTCTGTAGCATTCTGTTCATTCCTAACGGGGATCACAGAGCCGCTAGAGTTCATGTTTATGTTCCTAGCTCCTGGACTATACGCAGTACACGCTGTACTAACTGGCTTGTCTCTTGTTGTGGCTAACATGTTCGGTACACTGCATGGTTTCGGCTTCTCTGCTGGTCTGATTGACTTCGTGTTGAACTGGGGTCTTGCAACTAAGCCTGTTACCTTGCTTATCATTGGTCTATGTTTCGGTGTTGCTTACTTCTTCATCTTTAGCTTCCTAATCCGTGCTTTCAACATGAAAACACCGGGTCGCGAAGAAGAAGAGACAGTCGCGGCTGATAAATCTCAGAAAGGTTCTGGTGCGGTAGCACGTCAATACCTAAAAGCGTTAGGTGGCCATGCGAATGTAACGACTATTGATGCTTGTATTACTCGCCTACGTTTAACTCTGAAAGACCGTTCAATTGTTGATGAAACGGTACTGAAAAAGTTAGGTGCTAAAGGTGTTGTAAAACTGGGTGAAAATAACCTTCAAGTTATCCTTGGCCCATTGGCTGAAATCGTTGCTGGTGAGATGAAAGAAATCCCAGCATCAGATGACTTATCGGATGTGGTATTGCCATAATTAAGTCGATAATTTGATACTAAAGGCTCCCATTGCGGAGCCTTTTTTTATGCTAAATCATCCAACAAGCGGCTTTTTGTACATTTGATAAAGAAAATAGCAGTTCTAAGTTGTGTAAAGGACTAGAATTGTGGATCATTAGCCCTAATTATAAAAAGACTCTTATTTTTACTGAGGTACTATCGATGAGTGAAGCTGAGGCTCGACCATCCAACTTTATCCGCCAAATTATTGACAAGGATCTAGCGGATGGCAAACACACTGGGATTCATACTCGTTTCCCGCCTGAACCGAATGGTTATCTGCATATTGGCCATGCGAAATCTATCTGCTTAAACTTCGGTTTGGCACAAGATTACCAGGGAAAGTGTAACCTTCGCTTTGATGATACTAACCCTGCGAAAGAAGACATCGAGTACGTTGAATCGATTAAAGCTGATGTGAATTGGTTAGGTTTCCAATGGGATGGCGATATTTGCTATTCATCTAATTACTTTGATGCATTATATGGTTATGCGGTTGAGCTCATTGAAAAGGGCTTAGCTTATGTTGACGAATTGTCCCCAGATGAAATTCGTGAATACCGTGGCACACTGAAAGAGCCGGGTAAAAATAGCCCTTATCGCGATCGTAGTGTTGAAGAAAACTTAGCATTATTTGAGAAAATGCGTAATGGTGAGTTCGAAGAGGGTAAAGCCTGTCTTCGTGCCAAGATTGATATGGCATCGTCGTTCATTGTTATGCGTGATCCAGTCCTTTACCGCGTGCGTTTTATTGAGCATCATCAAACGGGTGATAAGTGGTGCATTTATCCAATGTACGACTTCACGCATTGTATTTCTGATGCGCTAGAAGGCATTACTCATTCATTATGTACGCTTGAATTCCAAGATAACCGCCGTCTATATGATTGGGTTTTGGAAAATATCACGATTGATTGTCAGCCGCATCAGTATGAGTTTAGCCGCTTAAACCTTGAATACACAGTGATGTCTAAGCGTAAGTTGAACCAGTTGGTAACTGAAAAGTTAGTAAATGGTTGGGATGATCCACGTATGCCTACCATTTCTGGTTTACGTCGTCGTGGTTTTACTCCGAATTCTATCCGTGAGTTTTGTTCACGTATTGGTGTGACAAAGCAAGACAACATGATTGAGTTCAGCTCTTTAGAAGCCTGTATTCGTGAAGATCTCAATGAAAATGCAGCGCGTGCGATGGCGGTGCTCGATCCGGTTAAAGTAGTGATTGAAAACTTTGATGGGGAAGAGACACTAACGATTGCTAATCATCCAAACAAACCAGAAATGGGCTCACGTGAAGTGCCGTTCACAAAAGAAGTTTGGATCGAAGCAGATGACTTCCGTGAAGAAGCAAACAAAAAATACAAGCGTTTAGTGCTAGGTAAAGAAGTACGTTTGCGTGGTGCTTATGTGATTCAAGCAAACCGCATTGAAAAAGACAGCGATGGCAATGTGACAACTATTTACTGTACTTATGATCCTGAAACATTAGGGAAAAACCCTGCTGATGGACGTAAAGTAAAAGGTGTGATTCATTGGGTATCAGCATCTAAAGGTGTGGAAGCCGATGTGCGTCTATATGATCGCTTGTTTACTGTACCAAACCCAGCGGCTGCGGATGACTTTGCTGCAACCATCAACCCAGATTCACTTATTGTGAAGAAGGCGTATGTAGAGCCTAGTCTTGCTAACGCGGAAGCAGGTGTCGGTTTCCAATTTGAACGTACGGGTTATTTCTGTCTTGATTCAAAAGATTCCACACCAGAACATTTAGTGTTTAACCGTACGGTTGGTCTACGTGATACTTGGGCTAAAATAGACAACCAAGATTAGTCTCGGTTAGCTTGAGTCATTGTTAGCATCCATAGATGAATTATTGGGTTCAATAAGTCGGTATGGATGTTAAGCAAGGTACAGATATAAAAAAACGCACTCAATATCGAGTGCGTTTTTTTAGTTAGGCTCGTGGAGCTAAATCTAAATAGATTATTGAGTTTTGTGCGGATTTTTGTCTGTTTTGCAGTTACCATCAGCACAGCGGCCATACAAGTACAGGCTGTGGTTTGTTAGTTTGACGTTGTATTTCGCTGCAATTTCTTTCTGACGCTCTTCAATTAGGTCATCAGAAAACTCAATCACTTCACCGCAATCTAGGCAAACCAAATGGTCGTGATGGTGTTGGGTTGACAGTTCAAAAACTGACTTTCCACCTTCAAAGTGGTGACGGGTGACGATACCTGCATCATCGAATTGGTTTAAAACACGGTAAACGGTTGCAAGACCAATTTCTTCACCAAGATCGATCAGTTTTTTGTATAGATCCTCTGCACTGATATGTTGGCAGTCTGGTTGTTGCAATACCTCTAAAATCTTTAGACGAGGTAAGGTGACTTTTAGGCCTGCTTCCTTTAGAGCTTGGTTGTTATCTGGCATTGTACTTTCCTGTGAGATTCTGCGTTTTACAGAAGACATGAATTACATCAGTAAATATGACTCGACTTATGATTAACTCAAACGACCAAGTTCACTGCGTTTCATTAAATGTTGTCTAATTGTATATGAAATGACTATAGCATTAGACTAAGGATAACAAAATACCTCACTAAGGAGGTATCTTCATATGTCACAAATTTTTGATTAATCGGCTAATTCTGCCAGACACATTTCATCATAAATTTGTTTTGACCATGTTTTGACGCGTTCTTCTGTCAATTCTGGCTGGCGGTCTTCATCAATACATAAGCCAATGAAGTTGTCGTCATCGACTAAGGCTTTTGACGCTTCAAATTCATAACCTTCTGTTGGCCAGTAACCGATGATGGTTCCTCCTTTGGCTTCTACGATATCACGAATAGTGCCCATCGCATCACAGAAGTATTCTGCGTAATCTTCTTGGTCACCACAGCCGAAAATAGCAACAAGTTTGGTTGAGAAATCGATAGCTTCTAATTCTGGGAAGAAGTCGTCCCAATCACATTGTGATTCACCGTAGTACCAAGTCGGGATACCGAGTAGTAATAGGTCAAAGTTATCAATATCTTCTTTGCTGCTTTTTGCAATGTCTTGCACATGTACCAGTTGCTTGCCGAGTTCTTTTTGAATCATTTTAGCAACGGCTTCAGTGTTACCTGTGTCACTACCAAAGAAGAGTCCTACACTTGCCATAGAAATTTTACCTATTTATCTATTTATTACCGAACTTATCAATATTGACGGTTTCGGTATCAATCTAATTAAACACGACGATGTTAACGCACGTTACCCTAAACCGGTGCCTTCCCAACTGACTTGAATTAAGCCCTTTGCGATAAAACCTGCGCAACCTAAAAATAAAACAAGCCATACAATGCGACGACCAAATACAGGAACATTACCTTGTTTTAAAACATCTTTAATGGCCAAGCCAATCAGCAAAAATAGCGATGCAAAAAACAGATCTAAGCCTAGAGATTCAATGGTATTGATATGTTCGTAAAGCATAGGTTTGTGCGCCATTGTTTTTTTATGGGTGAACTATAGCATCAATCGAGTTGAAAGTTAATGCGAAGTCCGTGTTCAGCTTGTGTTAAATGTGAATTATTTCGACAGAAATCGATGAATAGACCGCAGTACTTCTTGTGGTTTTTCTGCATGCAACCAATGGCCGGTATTGGCAATGATATGTGCTTTGCTGTTTGGAAATTGTTGAATGATTTCAGCTTGATGGCTCGCCATTAAATAATCGGATTCTGCACCTTTTAAAAATAATGTTTCGCCATGATAGGGAGCGATTGACTGCCAATCTTGGATGTTGTGGTAGTTGGCTATGATGTCATCTACGTTGAAAAGCCACTGCATATAGCCATCTTTTGAAACCAACGATTTTGCAAGAAACTGGCGTACACCTTCTATTTCCACATGTTGCGCCAGGCAGGCAAGTGCATCTTTACGCGTGGCTGGCTTTTGTTCTATCACGCTTCTTAGCCCAGCAAACACATTGTCATGCCTTCTTTGAGTGTAAGCAACAGGCGCCATGTCTAATACAATCAGCTGGGAAATTTTATCTGGAGCGATGCCTGCCAGAGACATGGCAGCTTTGCCGCCCATAGAGTGTCCAATCACTA comes from the Vibrio gangliei genome and includes:
- the fldA gene encoding flavodoxin FldA, with amino-acid sequence MASVGLFFGSDTGNTEAVAKMIQKELGKQLVHVQDIAKSSKEDIDNFDLLLLGIPTWYYGESQCDWDDFFPELEAIDFSTKLVAIFGCGDQEDYAEYFCDAMGTIRDIVEAKGGTIIGYWPTEGYEFEASKALVDDDNFIGLCIDEDRQPELTEERVKTWSKQIYDEMCLAELAD
- the nagC gene encoding DNA-binding transcriptional regulator NagC — protein: MNGGQIGNVDLVKQLNSAAVYRLIDQQGPISRIQVADVSQLAPASVTKITRQLLERGLIKEVAQQASTGGRRAISLTTETAPFHSIAIRLGRDYIQLSIYDLSGFELAKQHSPFKYDKQQDLLDGLVLHTQAFIRQNTDILDQLIAIGVTLPGLVNPETGVVEYMPNTEIDNLSLGKLLSDTFEVETFVGNDIRGLALAEHYFGASKDSQDSILVSVYRGTGAGIIVNGQVFLGSNRNVGEIGHIQIEPLGDRCQCGNFGCLETIASNPAIIAHVESRLEQGYPSSLAKLDTLTMANICDHANQGDELAVQALTRVGHYLGKAIAMTVNLFNPQKIIIAGELVKSKDIIFQAIQRNIENHSLTTFHKNLPIVESQLYLQPTIGAFAMIKRAMLNGVLLQKLLEE
- a CDS encoding cation:proton antiporter family protein; this translates as MDILFIIAAFLSGFIALNLKLPPLVGFLVAGFGLQYAGFQTTELISGLSDVGVILLLFSIGLKLDIKTLMAKEIWASATLHNILSTLFFALALLAFKFLGITLFANIDHSQLLLLAFVLSFSSTVFAIKSLEEKGNMNSTFAMISIGILVMQDIFAVLFLTISTGKIPEWYAIALFALPFIRPLFYKVLDKCGHGEMLVSYGFFMALVVGAGIFKLVGMKADLGALVVGMLLAGHYKASELSKSLFNIKELFLVCFFLSIGLSNTPTVDGFILALLLMLLLPIKGVLYFIVINLFKFRVRTSLLASLTLLNYSEFGLIVSGIAFKMGWLPGEMMVAIAIAVSLSFIIAAPINNMSNKIYRYTSNWLREQADEQLHLKDKRINPGNAQVLILGMGRIGTGAYDEIRTRYGKISLGIETRADVVGTHRSSGRNVIHGDATDSDFWERILDIANVKLVLLAMPHHKGNQFALEQLRARDYQGQIAAIAEYPDQVTEMIESGVDAAFNIYNEAGAGFARHVCDKLNPQFKVMQIGDWDKSKDLTES
- the nagA gene encoding N-acetylglucosamine-6-phosphate deacetylase, encoding MYALINAKIYTGHDVLTGHAVVVDNDQIQSVVLQEELSPEIEKIDLQGANLSPGFIDLQLNGCGGVMLNDDITAEAMQIMHNANLKSGCTSFLPTLITSSNEDMQHAIAAARDYHQRYQNQSLGLHLEGPYLNVLKKGIHRPDFIRKSDDEMIQTICDNHDVIAKVTLAPEQNSPSHIRHLRDAGIVVSIGHTNATYKEARESFANGITFATHLFNAMTPMVGREPGVVGAIYDTPEVYAGIIADGFHVDYANIRIAHKVKGDKLVLVTDATAPAGADMDHFIFVGKKVYYRDGKCVDENGTLGGSALTMIEAVQNTVEHVGIALDEALRMATLYPARAIGVDNKLGQIKPGTVANLTVFDRDFKVKATVVNGQYEQT
- the fcrX gene encoding ferric iron uptake transcriptional regulator FcrX yields the protein MPDNNQALKEAGLKVTLPRLKILEVLQQPDCQHISAEDLYKKLIDLGEEIGLATVYRVLNQFDDAGIVTRHHFEGGKSVFELSTQHHHDHLVCLDCGEVIEFSDDLIEERQKEIAAKYNVKLTNHSLYLYGRCADGNCKTDKNPHKTQ
- the nagB gene encoding glucosamine-6-phosphate deaminase, with protein sequence MRLIPLENANEVGLWSARHIINKINKFKPTEDRPFVLGLPTGGTPLNTYKQLIKLHKEGEVSFKHVVTFNMDEYVGLAADHPESYRSFMYENFFNHVDIQEKNINLLNGNTDDHEAECKRYEDKIKSYGRINLFMGGVGNDGHIAFNEPASSLSSRTRIKTLTEDTRIANSRFFGGDINQVPKYSLTIGVGTLLDSEEVMILITGHNKALALQAAVEGSVNHLWTVSALQLHAKSVIVCDEPSTQELKVKTVKYFKELEAENIKNLK
- a CDS encoding alpha/beta fold hydrolase; this encodes MNAQPLLHHTIQGHGPCIVLIHGLFGSLSNLGLLARDLVEDHTVISVDLRNHGLSFHSETMNYTAMAEDLNQLLDALNISSTVVIGHSMGGKAAMSLAGIAPDKISQLIVLDMAPVAYTQRRHDNVFAGLRSVIEQKPATRKDALACLAQHVEIEGVRQFLAKSLVSKDGYMQWLFNVDDIIANYHNIQDWQSIAPYHGETLFLKGAESDYLMASHQAEIIQQFPNSKAHIIANTGHWLHAEKPQEVLRSIHRFLSK
- a CDS encoding DUF2788 domain-containing protein, translating into MLYEHINTIESLGLDLFFASLFLLIGLAIKDVLKQGNVPVFGRRIVWLVLFLGCAGFIAKGLIQVSWEGTGLG
- the glnS gene encoding glutamine--tRNA ligase, whose product is MSEAEARPSNFIRQIIDKDLADGKHTGIHTRFPPEPNGYLHIGHAKSICLNFGLAQDYQGKCNLRFDDTNPAKEDIEYVESIKADVNWLGFQWDGDICYSSNYFDALYGYAVELIEKGLAYVDELSPDEIREYRGTLKEPGKNSPYRDRSVEENLALFEKMRNGEFEEGKACLRAKIDMASSFIVMRDPVLYRVRFIEHHQTGDKWCIYPMYDFTHCISDALEGITHSLCTLEFQDNRRLYDWVLENITIDCQPHQYEFSRLNLEYTVMSKRKLNQLVTEKLVNGWDDPRMPTISGLRRRGFTPNSIREFCSRIGVTKQDNMIEFSSLEACIREDLNENAARAMAVLDPVKVVIENFDGEETLTIANHPNKPEMGSREVPFTKEVWIEADDFREEANKKYKRLVLGKEVRLRGAYVIQANRIEKDSDGNVTTIYCTYDPETLGKNPADGRKVKGVIHWVSASKGVEADVRLYDRLFTVPNPAAADDFAATINPDSLIVKKAYVEPSLANAEAGVGFQFERTGYFCLDSKDSTPEHLVFNRTVGLRDTWAKIDNQD
- the nagE gene encoding N-acetylglucosamine-specific PTS transporter subunit IIBC; the encoded protein is MNILGYAQRLGKALMLPIATLPVAALLLRLGQPDLLDIAFMASAGNAIFSQLPLLFGLGIAIGLSKDGAGAAGLAGAVAYFVLTATAQQINADVNMSFFGGIFAGIIAGHCYNAFHATRLPEWLAFFSGRRLVPIMAGLVALVAGAVFGVVWPMVQHGLDALAHGISTSGAIGQFIYGTLNRALIPVGLHHVLNSYFWFGMGSCQEVMVTATGAFSNIHQLCVDPAIAKTLVVGQEHTFTFNNAVTPEITAVVDSVKETIKTGDLNRYFGGDKSAGVFMNGFFPIMMFGLPGGALAMYLAAPAERRGQVAGALFSVAFCSFLTGITEPLEFMFMFLAPGLYAVHAVLTGLSLVVANMFGTLHGFGFSAGLIDFVLNWGLATKPVTLLIIGLCFGVAYFFIFSFLIRAFNMKTPGREEEETVAADKSQKGSGAVARQYLKALGGHANVTTIDACITRLRLTLKDRSIVDETVLKKLGAKGVVKLGENNLQVILGPLAEIVAGEMKEIPASDDLSDVVLP